One window from the genome of Leptolyngbya ohadii IS1 encodes:
- a CDS encoding IS701 family transposase gives MVEPRAARPTLRFIDEYCEWYAPLFPEVRSFEAFKYLHVGMISELKRKTLPAIAKAVGLDNEQGLHHLLTKSPWSVTRLRQIRLKLILKLLDGQAVILLIDETGDCKKGKHTDYVKRQYIGNVGKKENGIVAVTAYALFRGMILPLSFEVYKPKERLKAGDEYKTKPQIAAEMIRELLSLGFRFELVLADSLYGESKVNFIRVLESLKLPYIVAIRSNHGMWLPQDQEVTCEPWQAFRRTFSNGKTEVRYRSEVIYGKRRTVRYWLLTTDPQTLPDNSTVYVMSNTPEVTLDEIGDRYGERTWIEYGLKQSKDALGWADFRVTDYKQIERWWEIVMSAFTMVSLFADAFNRECPLSHQILARHPWWDNQRGWKNLLNNLRLVVEPWIAFNRLKQWLEVFEIPSFIQGFVQLIQRMQQFYCPVMHDLLLRRILFSSA, from the coding sequence ATGGTAGAACCTCGTGCGGCTCGTCCTACCCTGCGCTTTATCGATGAATATTGTGAATGGTATGCCCCGTTGTTTCCCGAAGTGCGAAGCTTTGAAGCCTTCAAATACCTGCATGTGGGCATGATCTCAGAACTAAAACGCAAAACGCTGCCAGCTATTGCTAAAGCAGTGGGCTTAGACAATGAGCAAGGCTTACACCACCTACTGACGAAATCACCCTGGTCGGTGACGCGATTGCGACAGATTCGCTTAAAGCTCATCCTCAAGCTCCTAGACGGGCAAGCCGTGATTCTGTTGATTGACGAAACGGGCGACTGTAAAAAGGGGAAGCACACCGATTACGTCAAGCGACAATACATCGGCAATGTGGGTAAGAAGGAAAATGGCATCGTGGCAGTGACCGCTTATGCCCTATTTCGTGGCATGATATTGCCCCTATCGTTTGAGGTTTACAAACCCAAAGAGCGGCTCAAAGCGGGGGATGAGTACAAAACGAAACCGCAGATTGCAGCAGAGATGATCCGTGAACTACTATCGCTGGGATTTCGGTTTGAATTAGTGCTTGCCGATAGCTTGTACGGCGAAAGTAAAGTCAACTTTATCCGTGTGTTGGAGTCGTTGAAACTGCCCTACATCGTGGCGATCCGGTCGAACCACGGGATGTGGTTGCCCCAAGACCAAGAGGTAACCTGTGAACCCTGGCAAGCCTTTCGGCGGACCTTTAGCAATGGCAAAACCGAAGTTCGCTATCGCAGCGAGGTGATTTATGGGAAACGTCGAACGGTTCGCTACTGGTTGTTAACCACTGACCCGCAAACCTTACCGGACAACTCAACGGTCTACGTGATGAGCAATACACCTGAGGTCACGCTCGATGAGATCGGGGATCGCTACGGCGAACGAACCTGGATTGAGTATGGACTGAAGCAAAGCAAGGACGCTCTGGGGTGGGCAGATTTTCGCGTGACCGACTACAAGCAAATCGAGCGGTGGTGGGAGATCGTTATGAGTGCCTTCACGATGGTGAGTTTATTTGCCGATGCCTTCAATCGGGAGTGTCCTTTGTCTCACCAGATATTGGCTCGACACCCGTGGTGGGATAATCAACGAGGTTGGAAAAATCTGCTGAACAACCTGCGCTTGGTAGTTGAACCCTGGATTGCTTTTAACCGACTCAAACAATGGCTTGAGGTGTTTGAAATCCCATCCTTCATCCAGGGATTTGTCCAATTAATCCAGCGGATGCAGCAGTTTTATTGCCCCGTCATGCACGACCTTTTGCTACGGCGCATCCTCTTTAGCTCTGCTTAA
- a CDS encoding helicase-related protein: MTTQPLPTPGSIVCCRQRQWVMLPSDNPDVIRLRPLSGSEEQICGLYRPLALEDLEDAQFPLPQATAVQDHTAAQLLMDAARLSLRNGAGPFRCLGRLSVRPRPYQIVPLLMALRLETVRLLVADDVGIGKTIEAGLVARELLDRGEVKRLAVLCPPHLCDQWQKELQEKFHIDAVVVRSGTVGKLERGLPAGDHHIFSYYRHLVVSLDYAKSDKRRASFLTHCPDLVIVDEAHTCANPGKQNVSQQQRHQLIRQIAQNTDQHLVLLTATPHSGIEASFMSLLGLLKPEFENLNLERLSEAERSKLANHFVQRRRADVKQWLGNETPFPQREAIEQPYKLSKEYRALFDEVYDFARGIVKTTTAEMSYAQRRGRYWSALALIRCAMSSPAAAVATLSKQISNRESSIENREPDDLAGLDEVMGSYTYDLTEQEQVSDAQPTLAIEQGQQSYKDSERRKLRSFVQSAQKLFGEKDSKLQATIASVTNLLKEERNPIIWCRYIATANYVAEALRQKLEKKGSQVRVIAITGELSEDEREIRLAELTQYPQRVLVATDCLSEGVNLQEHFAAVLHYDLPWNPNRLEQREGRIDRYGQTVPLVKSYLLYGQDNPVDGAVLEVLIRKAVQIHKSLGITVPVPMDSATVSEAVFKSLFDHATDAEQLSLLNLLESEESTVDQVHKSWDRAVEREKISRTRFAQRSIKPEEVEQELIESERILGDEQDVERFVRSACERLSSTLVKKKQGWLLQSPPQCVRSRLGDKPRLISFTSPTPEGVEYVGRNHPLVEELARHLLEAALENTQDPIAARCGFTVTDAVEKRTTLVLLRLRHLLEGGNRQSLLAEECLVAGFTGSPANPLWLEPEDAQNLLQQVQPTGDKPIALKRMEIAELLERMEELQEDLEFLAKERSQSLSQSHRRVRAITKEGQIRVKPQLPMDTIGVYILQPRD, encoded by the coding sequence ATGACCACACAACCGCTTCCCACCCCCGGTTCGATCGTCTGTTGCCGTCAGCGTCAGTGGGTGATGCTCCCTTCTGATAATCCAGATGTGATTCGCCTACGTCCCTTGAGCGGCAGTGAAGAACAGATTTGTGGGCTGTATCGTCCCCTGGCTCTCGAAGACCTGGAAGATGCTCAATTCCCCTTACCCCAAGCCACTGCGGTTCAAGACCATACGGCAGCTCAACTCTTGATGGATGCCGCTCGGCTGAGTTTGCGGAATGGGGCAGGTCCCTTTCGGTGTTTGGGGCGGCTATCGGTGCGTCCTCGACCCTACCAGATTGTGCCTTTGCTAATGGCGCTGCGTTTGGAAACGGTGCGGCTATTGGTTGCGGATGATGTGGGAATCGGGAAGACGATCGAAGCTGGACTGGTTGCCCGTGAACTGCTGGATCGGGGGGAAGTGAAACGGCTAGCGGTGCTATGTCCACCCCATTTATGTGATCAGTGGCAGAAGGAATTACAGGAAAAATTTCATATTGACGCAGTAGTCGTGCGATCGGGCACGGTGGGCAAGCTGGAGCGAGGCTTGCCTGCGGGAGACCACCACATTTTCAGCTACTATCGGCATCTCGTGGTCAGCCTGGACTACGCCAAGTCAGACAAGCGGAGAGCCAGTTTCCTCACCCATTGTCCTGATCTCGTCATTGTGGATGAGGCGCATACCTGCGCTAATCCAGGCAAGCAGAACGTATCGCAGCAGCAGCGGCATCAACTCATCCGGCAGATTGCTCAGAACACAGATCAACATCTGGTACTGCTAACGGCGACTCCCCACAGCGGCATCGAAGCCTCATTTATGTCGCTGCTGGGTTTGCTGAAGCCGGAGTTCGAGAACCTGAATCTAGAGCGGTTGTCTGAAGCGGAGCGATCGAAGCTGGCGAATCATTTTGTGCAGCGGCGGCGGGCAGATGTGAAACAGTGGTTGGGCAATGAAACGCCTTTCCCCCAACGAGAGGCGATCGAGCAGCCCTACAAATTGTCGAAAGAATATCGGGCACTGTTCGATGAGGTTTATGATTTTGCCCGTGGCATCGTCAAAACAACGACTGCTGAGATGAGCTACGCTCAGCGGCGGGGACGCTACTGGTCTGCGCTGGCACTGATTCGGTGTGCGATGTCTTCTCCGGCTGCCGCCGTTGCTACCTTGAGTAAGCAAATTAGTAATCGGGAGTCGAGCATCGAGAACCGGGAGCCGGATGATTTAGCAGGCTTAGATGAGGTGATGGGGTCATACACCTACGATCTGACCGAGCAGGAGCAGGTTTCTGATGCTCAGCCCACACTGGCAATCGAGCAGGGACAGCAATCCTACAAGGATTCGGAACGGCGGAAACTGCGCTCGTTTGTGCAGTCGGCTCAGAAGCTGTTTGGGGAGAAAGACTCCAAGCTTCAGGCAACGATCGCTTCGGTGACGAATCTGCTGAAGGAGGAGCGCAATCCAATCATCTGGTGTCGGTATATTGCAACAGCAAACTATGTGGCAGAGGCACTGCGGCAAAAGCTGGAGAAGAAGGGCAGCCAGGTACGAGTGATTGCGATTACGGGGGAACTGTCTGAGGATGAGCGAGAGATTCGTTTAGCAGAGTTGACCCAGTATCCGCAGCGGGTGCTGGTGGCGACAGATTGCCTCAGCGAAGGGGTGAACCTGCAAGAACATTTTGCAGCCGTGCTGCACTACGACCTGCCCTGGAATCCGAATCGGCTGGAGCAGCGGGAAGGACGGATCGATCGCTACGGTCAGACGGTGCCCCTGGTAAAAAGCTATTTGCTGTATGGGCAGGATAACCCGGTGGATGGGGCGGTGCTGGAGGTTCTGATTCGCAAAGCAGTCCAGATCCATAAATCGCTGGGAATTACCGTGCCTGTACCGATGGACAGTGCGACGGTCTCTGAGGCGGTGTTCAAGTCTCTGTTTGATCACGCGACGGATGCCGAACAACTGTCGCTTTTGAATCTGCTGGAGTCGGAAGAATCAACTGTGGATCAGGTGCATAAAAGCTGGGATCGGGCAGTGGAGCGGGAGAAGATTAGCCGCACTCGCTTTGCCCAGCGATCGATTAAGCCGGAAGAGGTGGAGCAGGAGTTGATTGAATCCGAGCGCATTCTGGGGGATGAACAGGATGTGGAACGATTTGTCCGGTCTGCTTGTGAGCGGTTGAGCAGTACGCTAGTCAAAAAGAAACAGGGTTGGCTATTGCAGTCGCCGCCTCAGTGTGTGCGATCGCGTCTGGGGGACAAGCCTCGTTTAATTTCGTTTACCAGCCCAACGCCAGAAGGGGTGGAATACGTGGGGCGTAATCATCCCCTGGTGGAAGAACTTGCCCGACATTTGCTGGAAGCAGCCTTGGAGAATACCCAAGACCCGATCGCGGCTCGCTGTGGGTTTACAGTCACGGATGCCGTGGAGAAACGCACGACGCTTGTGCTATTGCGATTAAGGCATTTGCTCGAAGGCGGCAATCGTCAAAGTTTGCTGGCGGAAGAGTGTCTGGTCGCTGGCTTTACGGGTTCCCCGGCTAATCCCTTGTGGCTGGAGCCGGAAGACGCGCAGAATCTATTGCAGCAGGTACAGCCTACCGGGGATAAGCCGATCGCCCTAAAGCGGATGGAAATTGCAGAACTGCTGGAGCGGATGGAGGAATTGCAGGAGGACCTGGAGTTTCTGGCAAAGGAGCGATCGCAGTCTCTTTCCCAGTCGCATCGGCGAGTGAGGGCGATCACGAAGGAAGGACAAATTCGGGTGAAGCCGCAGTTACCAATGGATACTATAGGTGTTTATATACTACAACCAAGAGATTGA
- a CDS encoding Eco57I restriction-modification methylase domain-containing protein, producing the protein MAVASVTLAGVQIEGNLIAPDLTSELLAGNFKGQAIEDFGFSRADKLADEIAVAWGDAKAYWAAFQRALGRLPEDDPATTVTREQWAVPLLRSLGYDPIYTAKAEVVDGQTYAISHRTNPGEDKPPIHILGCRVGLEQRPPSGTPRLSAHALMQEYLNRTEHLWGVVTNGLQWRLLRDSSLMTRLTYVEFDLEQILSGENFAEFGLFYRLFHRSRLPQGMEDADECLLEFYHQETLQQGGRVRDRLRDGVEKALIQLGTGFLQHPENEGLRQKVESGQLSHSDYYRQLLKLIYRLLFLMVAESRDLLLDGQDAEKARIYQEYYSIDRLRAMVERPTWRREGFQDLWQGLRVTFRLFDENWRGKLLGLSPLNGDLFGSKSLLDLDDCAIDNHDLLLSVRCLSLYEQKGQLRRVNYGALDVEELGSVYESLLDFCPQIVQQHGFWLFLLVVGSDRKTTGSYYTPPELVGQLIKSALEPVIEAKLQAVGSSAANREVQEQALLSLKICDPACGSGHFLLAAARRVGKELARVRTGEAQPGAKMLREAIRDVIQHCIYGVDLNPLAVDLCKVALWIEGLCHGMSLNFLDHRIKCGNSLVGVLDLDCLKEGIPDEAYKAVTGDNKQLSSQLKKRNKQERKDFEAGQLFINFEEIEKDRPQYAESAEELNRIKDDDPPSVREKAEKYWASRYVQSWLRDYSACNLWTAAFFMPVTECNLPLLPTSAALESLLQGDWATQKTMDVANQLAEEKRFFHWALEFPDVFEQGGFDCVLGNPPWERIKLQEKEFFASRSVEIAKAVNKAEREKLIKELPKKNPALAKAFEAAKHDAEAQSKFIRESSRFPLTAVGDVNTYAVFTETVTRIISPVGQAGIIIPSAIVTADTTKDFFSHIATNGYLSTVLDFAEIRDFFIGVGSPDPFCLFVIRGKGEKEIPSNFVFKALKLAEIQNSLRKIQLLPQDFIALNPNTKTCPIFRTNNDAELVKKIYKNVPIIENEFKLDNPWKLNFKRGLFDMTNDSSIFTETPLSNSLPLYEAKMIYGFDHRFGSYETRGDERGFATLPATPEEKYQDVGYKVKPFYWVEKSEVENRTGSWNKDWLIVFRGVTKALNERTAICTVLPKVGVGNSLSVIFPSENTPKLCSCLVSNFNSLVFDFITRQKMSGVNLNIFIVKQLPVIPPDRYTQTDIEFISSRVLELVYTAYDLKPFAQDMGYDGEPCLWNPDRRALLRAELDAYYAKLYGLTRDELRYILDPADVYGPDFPSETFRVLKNNEIKQFGEYRTQRLVLEAWDRMFG; encoded by the coding sequence ATGGCTGTTGCATCCGTTACGTTGGCTGGGGTTCAAATTGAAGGAAATCTAATCGCGCCGGATCTGACGAGTGAGTTGCTGGCAGGTAACTTCAAAGGACAGGCGATCGAGGATTTTGGCTTCAGCAGGGCGGATAAGCTGGCGGATGAAATTGCGGTTGCTTGGGGAGATGCGAAGGCATATTGGGCAGCATTTCAGCGGGCATTGGGGCGATTGCCAGAAGATGACCCAGCCACAACAGTGACTCGTGAACAGTGGGCAGTGCCACTGCTGCGGAGTTTGGGCTATGACCCGATCTATACGGCAAAAGCAGAAGTGGTAGATGGACAGACCTACGCCATTTCGCACCGGACAAATCCTGGGGAAGACAAGCCTCCCATTCATATTTTGGGCTGTCGGGTGGGATTGGAGCAGCGTCCTCCGAGCGGTACGCCCCGGCTGTCTGCCCATGCGCTGATGCAGGAATACCTGAATCGGACGGAGCATTTGTGGGGTGTGGTGACGAATGGTTTGCAGTGGCGACTGCTGCGCGACTCTTCGTTGATGACCCGCCTGACCTACGTTGAGTTTGATCTGGAGCAGATCCTCAGCGGGGAGAATTTTGCTGAGTTTGGACTGTTTTATCGCCTGTTTCATCGATCGCGTCTGCCGCAGGGCATGGAGGATGCGGATGAATGTTTGCTGGAGTTTTATCACCAGGAGACGCTGCAACAGGGGGGACGGGTTCGCGATCGGCTGCGAGATGGGGTTGAGAAAGCCTTGATCCAGTTGGGAACGGGGTTTTTACAGCATCCTGAGAATGAAGGGCTGCGGCAGAAGGTCGAATCCGGGCAACTGAGCCACAGCGACTATTACCGTCAACTGTTGAAGCTGATTTATCGGCTCTTGTTTCTGATGGTGGCGGAGTCGCGGGATTTGCTGCTGGATGGGCAGGATGCGGAGAAGGCGCGGATTTACCAGGAGTACTACAGCATCGATCGCCTGCGGGCAATGGTAGAGCGTCCAACTTGGCGACGGGAAGGATTTCAAGACCTGTGGCAGGGGTTGCGCGTCACGTTCCGACTGTTTGACGAGAACTGGCGGGGGAAGCTGTTGGGCTTGTCGCCCTTGAATGGGGATTTGTTTGGCTCGAAGTCGCTACTGGATCTGGATGATTGCGCGATCGATAACCATGATTTGCTGCTGTCGGTGCGGTGTCTGTCGCTGTATGAACAAAAAGGGCAACTGCGACGGGTGAATTATGGGGCATTAGACGTTGAGGAACTTGGTTCAGTATATGAGAGCTTGCTCGATTTTTGTCCTCAAATCGTCCAGCAACATGGATTTTGGCTGTTTTTACTGGTAGTAGGGAGCGATCGTAAAACGACTGGCTCATACTACACGCCGCCAGAGTTGGTGGGGCAGTTAATTAAGAGTGCGCTGGAGCCTGTGATTGAGGCAAAGTTACAGGCAGTAGGTAGTAGTGCAGCAAATCGGGAGGTACAGGAACAGGCGTTATTGTCGCTGAAGATTTGCGATCCGGCTTGTGGATCGGGGCATTTCCTGTTGGCGGCGGCGCGACGTGTGGGGAAGGAATTGGCGCGAGTACGGACGGGGGAGGCGCAACCGGGGGCAAAGATGTTGCGGGAGGCGATTCGGGATGTAATTCAGCACTGCATCTATGGGGTGGATCTCAATCCCCTAGCGGTAGATTTGTGTAAGGTGGCGCTGTGGATTGAAGGGTTGTGTCATGGGATGTCGCTGAATTTTTTGGATCACCGGATTAAGTGCGGTAATTCGCTAGTGGGAGTGCTGGATCTGGATTGTTTGAAGGAGGGCATTCCGGATGAGGCGTACAAGGCGGTAACAGGGGATAATAAGCAGCTTTCGTCCCAGCTTAAAAAGCGGAATAAGCAAGAGCGCAAGGATTTTGAGGCAGGACAACTTTTCATTAATTTTGAGGAGATTGAGAAGGATCGCCCGCAGTATGCGGAGTCGGCGGAGGAGTTGAACCGGATTAAAGATGATGATCCGCCATCGGTGCGCGAGAAGGCTGAGAAATATTGGGCAAGCCGCTATGTGCAGTCCTGGCTGCGGGACTATTCGGCGTGTAATTTGTGGACGGCAGCATTTTTTATGCCAGTTACGGAGTGTAACTTGCCGTTGTTGCCAACTTCTGCCGCTCTGGAGAGTTTGCTGCAAGGGGATTGGGCAACGCAGAAAACTATGGATGTTGCGAATCAATTAGCGGAGGAGAAGCGGTTTTTCCATTGGGCGTTAGAGTTTCCGGATGTGTTTGAGCAGGGTGGGTTTGATTGTGTGTTGGGGAATCCACCGTGGGAACGGATTAAGCTACAGGAGAAGGAGTTTTTTGCATCCCGTAGTGTTGAAATTGCAAAGGCTGTAAACAAAGCAGAACGAGAAAAGCTGATCAAGGAATTGCCCAAGAAGAATCCTGCATTAGCAAAAGCATTTGAAGCTGCCAAGCATGATGCTGAAGCACAAAGTAAGTTTATTCGTGAGTCTAGCAGATTCCCTCTTACCGCTGTCGGAGATGTCAACACCTATGCTGTGTTCACTGAAACAGTGACTAGAATCATTTCACCAGTAGGTCAAGCAGGAATTATAATTCCTAGTGCTATCGTAACAGCAGATACTACAAAAGACTTCTTCAGTCATATTGCAACTAATGGCTATCTATCTACTGTTCTAGATTTTGCAGAAATTCGGGACTTCTTTATAGGGGTAGGTAGCCCCGATCCTTTCTGCCTTTTCGTTATACGTGGAAAGGGAGAGAAGGAAATTCCTTCTAACTTTGTGTTTAAAGCTTTGAAGCTTGCTGAAATTCAAAATTCTTTAAGAAAAATTCAGCTTTTACCCCAAGATTTTATTGCACTTAACCCGAACACAAAAACTTGTCCTATATTTCGTACCAATAATGATGCAGAATTAGTTAAAAAAATCTACAAGAACGTCCCTATCATTGAAAATGAATTCAAATTAGATAATCCTTGGAAACTCAATTTCAAGAGAGGATTATTTGACATGACAAATGATAGTAGCATTTTTACCGAAACACCTCTAAGCAATAGCCTGCCTTTGTATGAAGCAAAAATGATTTATGGTTTCGATCATCGCTTTGGTTCTTATGAAACACGAGGAGATGAGAGAGGATTCGCAACTTTACCAGCAACACCAGAAGAGAAGTATCAAGACGTAGGCTATAAAGTTAAACCGTTCTATTGGGTAGAAAAATCAGAGGTCGAAAATAGAACTGGTAGCTGGAACAAGGATTGGTTGATAGTTTTCAGAGGTGTTACAAAAGCCTTGAATGAGCGTACCGCAATCTGTACAGTACTACCTAAAGTGGGAGTAGGTAATAGCCTATCAGTTATATTTCCTAGTGAAAATACTCCTAAGCTTTGCAGTTGTCTTGTTAGCAATTTTAATAGCCTCGTTTTTGATTTTATTACTCGTCAAAAGATGAGTGGTGTAAATCTCAATATTTTTATTGTCAAACAACTTCCTGTCATTCCCCCCGATCGCTACACCCAAACCGACATCGAATTTATCAGCTCCCGCGTTCTCGAACTCGTCTACACCGCCTACGATCTCAAACCCTTCGCCCAAGACATGGGCTACGATGGCGAACCCTGCCTCTGGAATCCCGACAGACGCGCCCTCCTCCGAGCAGAACTCGATGCCTACTACGCCAAACTCTACGGACTCACCCGAGACGAACTCCGCTACATCCTTGATCCTGCCGATGTCTACGGTCCTGACTTCCCCAGCGAAACCTTCCGCGTCCTCAAGAACAACGAAATCAAGCAGTTTGGCGAATACCGGACTCAGCGATTAGTGCTGGAAGCCTGGGATCGGATGTTCGGGTAG
- a CDS encoding Uma2 family endonuclease: MDSLTVHLPASAPLTDDQFYDLCRANPDLRIERNANGELVFMSPTGGETGKRNAKLTARFVIWSEQANLGEVFDSSTCFKLPNGAERSPDVAWVRQDRWDALTPEQKEKFPPIAPDFVLELMSPSDTLEATQAKMREYIENGVKLGWLVNRRDRQVEIYRAGQAVETLQAPGRLSGETILSNFTLNLEWFW; the protein is encoded by the coding sequence ATGGACAGTCTGACCGTTCATCTGCCTGCCTCCGCCCCCCTCACCGACGATCAGTTCTACGATCTCTGTCGGGCAAATCCTGACCTCAGAATCGAACGCAATGCCAATGGAGAACTCGTCTTTATGTCACCCACTGGCGGAGAAACCGGAAAACGCAATGCTAAACTCACCGCCCGCTTCGTCATTTGGAGCGAACAGGCAAACTTAGGCGAAGTGTTTGATTCCTCCACCTGCTTCAAACTGCCCAATGGAGCCGAACGCTCTCCCGATGTTGCCTGGGTTAGACAAGACCGCTGGGATGCCCTCACCCCCGAACAAAAAGAAAAGTTTCCCCCGATCGCCCCAGACTTTGTGCTGGAACTGATGTCTCCCAGCGACACGCTCGAAGCCACCCAAGCCAAGATGCGGGAATACATCGAAAATGGGGTCAAACTGGGATGGCTTGTGAACCGACGCGATCGGCAAGTAGAAATTTATCGGGCAGGGCAGGCAGTTGAAACGCTTCAGGCTCCAGGTCGCCTATCCGGTGAAACAATTCTCTCAAACTTCACACTAAACCTCGAATGGTTTTGGTAA
- a CDS encoding 3'-5' exonuclease, translating into MTTWAISVADTFLNELLNLPQAVSKKVSKAIKVLQQDPISAKGDAKKLKGYENNIYRVRIGDYRLIYSFGQGWVKLLSVRKRDDRTYEIELPDFETPSPLPQPAVLEPQTAGNRKKSRSAVNSPLPAPQSVDLPSVHPASSITTALPFSLTKSLLKQWQIPTDYWNDLLRVESSESLLDLTIPDRYLSRILDNLYPRPLQEIATQREYVLTQPEDLDRFVEGSLSAFLLKLDPEQEKLKDFGTKGPTLVKGGPGTGKSTLALYRVQRLLEQGCKPILFTTYTKALVTYSQQLLEQLLGQSPKAAGVEVTTVDAIARHYYAQSIGQPYFARPDQCLGCLEAALQTADIPGTNPFDRQVRRQTLQRLGTTYLLQEIQDVIEAWGIADRNAYLHHDRKGRGVPLKANLREAVWAVYLTWRDLMAQKGYITWEQLRLKALDIVQSLPQPPYQAVVIDEAQDLSPVALRFLLALVPSFDGIYLTADASQSLYQRGFNWKQVHTDLKVTGRTLVLRRNYRNTQQIAAACTTILQDTEAGDPDCIVQQLSPYQGDVPSICLSDSSDREVKAIQTFLINAAKQFRLPIHGGAVLCPNGQLGKTIAQKLVDRGLKAQFVTGDQIDIHAPYVKVLTLHSAKGLEFPFVVVVGLQEGKLPFIPSDVPPDEVFLVTDEQRRLFYVGCSRAMRSLLVCGSQAQPSQFLAALIPPHWQR; encoded by the coding sequence ATGACAACATGGGCAATTTCTGTTGCCGATACTTTCCTGAACGAGTTGCTAAACCTGCCGCAAGCCGTTAGCAAGAAAGTCAGCAAAGCCATCAAAGTCCTCCAGCAAGACCCCATCTCTGCGAAGGGGGATGCCAAGAAACTCAAAGGTTACGAAAACAACATTTACCGCGTTCGCATCGGGGACTACCGCCTGATCTATAGCTTTGGTCAAGGCTGGGTCAAACTCCTCAGCGTCCGCAAACGAGACGATCGCACCTACGAAATCGAACTGCCTGACTTTGAAACGCCATCCCCGCTCCCTCAACCCGCAGTTCTAGAACCCCAAACAGCCGGAAATCGCAAAAAGTCTCGCTCGGCAGTCAATTCACCACTGCCAGCGCCTCAATCTGTTGACCTTCCGTCCGTTCACCCAGCTTCCAGCATCACAACGGCGCTTCCTTTTAGCTTGACGAAATCCCTGCTGAAGCAGTGGCAGATCCCAACCGACTATTGGAACGACCTGTTGCGGGTTGAAAGCTCAGAATCCTTGCTGGATCTGACCATTCCAGATCGCTATCTGAGCCGTATTCTTGATAACCTTTATCCTCGCCCGCTTCAGGAAATTGCCACCCAGCGAGAATACGTTCTCACCCAACCGGAAGACCTCGATCGCTTTGTGGAAGGTAGCCTCAGCGCCTTCCTGCTCAAACTCGACCCCGAACAGGAAAAGCTGAAAGACTTTGGCACAAAAGGTCCAACGCTCGTCAAAGGGGGACCCGGTACAGGCAAATCCACTCTTGCGCTCTATCGCGTCCAACGACTCCTGGAGCAAGGCTGCAAACCCATCCTCTTCACCACCTATACCAAAGCCCTCGTCACCTATTCCCAACAGCTGCTAGAGCAACTGCTGGGACAATCTCCAAAAGCAGCCGGAGTCGAAGTCACGACCGTAGACGCGATCGCCCGTCACTACTACGCTCAATCTATCGGACAGCCTTATTTCGCCAGACCAGACCAATGTCTCGGTTGCCTGGAAGCTGCTCTGCAAACTGCTGATATTCCCGGCACAAACCCGTTCGATCGCCAGGTGCGTCGCCAAACGCTGCAACGGCTGGGAACAACCTACCTCTTGCAGGAAATTCAGGATGTGATCGAAGCCTGGGGCATTGCCGATCGAAATGCCTACTTGCACCACGATCGCAAAGGTCGGGGAGTGCCGCTGAAAGCCAATCTCCGTGAAGCAGTGTGGGCAGTGTATTTAACCTGGCGTGACTTGATGGCACAAAAAGGATATATCACCTGGGAGCAACTGCGCCTTAAAGCACTGGACATTGTTCAATCGTTGCCGCAACCCCCTTATCAAGCCGTTGTGATTGATGAGGCGCAAGACCTGTCTCCGGTTGCGCTCCGCTTCCTGCTGGCTCTAGTCCCGTCCTTTGATGGCATTTACCTGACGGCTGATGCGTCTCAGTCGCTTTACCAGCGGGGCTTTAACTGGAAGCAGGTTCATACAGATCTAAAAGTCACCGGACGGACACTGGTGCTGCGCCGCAACTATCGCAATACCCAGCAAATTGCGGCTGCCTGCACCACAATTCTCCAGGACACTGAAGCGGGCGACCCAGACTGCATTGTGCAGCAACTCTCTCCCTACCAGGGGGATGTGCCTTCGATCTGCTTGAGCGATAGCAGCGATCGAGAAGTCAAAGCAATCCAGACCTTCTTGATCAATGCAGCTAAGCAGTTTCGTTTACCGATTCATGGCGGGGCAGTGCTCTGCCCCAATGGACAACTGGGAAAAACGATCGCACAAAAGCTAGTCGATCGAGGACTCAAAGCCCAGTTTGTCACAGGCGATCAAATTGATATCCACGCGCCTTATGTCAAAGTTCTAACGCTGCATTCCGCCAAGGGGCTGGAATTCCCTTTTGTCGTAGTGGTTGGACTTCAAGAAGGAAAACTGCCCTTTATTCCTTCAGATGTGCCTCCCGATGAAGTCTTCCTTGTCACGGATGAGCAGCGGCGGCTCTTTTATGTTGGCTGTTCTCGTGCCATGCGTTCCCTTTTAGTCTGTGGGTCTCAAGCCCAACCCTCTCAGTTTCTCGCGGCTCTCATTCCTCCTCACTGGCAAAGGTAA